One Vigna unguiculata cultivar IT97K-499-35 chromosome 7, ASM411807v1, whole genome shotgun sequence genomic region harbors:
- the LOC114190060 gene encoding probable disease resistance protein RF45, which yields MHQKGIGMTGRCCPFQQHVMELNFMEQMEHINNQFGYALSSRRTFEDGGKIVTFGDGWKPVMEDIIGSRSEPLTSTCFQLFESLWRCLDHNLNTVRRYLAIIKVFLNDIDGAAEDVNQRQKVWVEQLRMVAREGHSIVDAYPDKDGLFFFLRRIIFAKNIDRLLKEIINISKRKEIYGIANIHIRERQSVLEGDNLGLKLVAQPDSCSHRHITEFEKEFQLIKGEKQLMNALFDDLQEIGYEKLDERYKIWVDQMKEIVPELDLVIKECACELKHVTLLNNILGFKARIHIMDKIKKIRKKIEDAGRGRKACSLVQRQSQAESLCRKTQPLLIAKESRMVGFDEDVEILMAQLLSDEKHRCICSIVGTKGTGKTELASFIYRSEAVLSHFDCVIWVTPSSTVEPLKNQIAKKAAEIIMGGEHDMWTTQVVLTTLATKKYLIVVDGFQTAHALDNLREAIPDRLTASRFLLTTNNAMEALRACSKSFFVHPLRLLDDKNSWILLTRELNVKMNLEPKLHENEIEEIGKKIMAKCGGLPLEIQKKSKLLFHKDVTAEEWAKVLEQPNEDQNTWSETFDTVNNLPSYLRRCLFYFELFPADFEIPVRRLVALWVAEGFVPLGEDQEWPPELVAERYLIELIDLNMVQIAKRKRNGKVKTCRFPNGLRQIFKSTESRIPQVGGTSTDLEAVPKNFRIRRVADHLEVKDIWHKHIHGKRFTYASDCDSLRTYYQSVSSFLSFDTRLASKSGHDIRNFLQHCILNNCLLQLRVLVLEGVYKPNLPKDIAKLSRLRYLGLRWTYLELLSPYINSLLQLQTLDLKHTYIQTLPRSIWKMKLRHLSLSESNRITFPPKPIGIDIGRSLHDLQTLWGVFVDEETPVKGGLDKLVNITKLGITCHSQVSAVADWIAKLQYLQSLRLRSRDKQGRPSKIHLKFLQHHTNLTDLYLFGCLNTPLNQLFLPSTLVVLTLSHSKLEDDPMQILKDAPNLRSLSLFADSYLGQRIVCESDSFSQLRVLRVWKLEQLEEWKIEEKALPSLRQLEIRLCPRMKVLPDGLNHVNSLLELKLTNMPMEIHAEKYNIPPNCEVHRDDSPLFQVRFAYTALSEEMSEK from the exons ATGCACCAGAAAGGCATAGGAATGACTGGACGGTGCTGTCCTTTTCAGCAACATGTTATGGAGTTGAATTTTATGGAACAGATGGAGCATATCAATAATCAGTTTGGATATGCATTGTCCAGTAGGAGGACTTTCGAAGATGGAGGGAAAATAGTGACTTTCGGAGATGGATGGAAACCAGTGATGGAAGACATTATAGGTTCAAGATCAGAACCTCTTACATCTACATGTTTCCAGCTATTTGAGTCTTTGTGGAGGTGTTTGGACCACAATTTAAACACAGTCCGAAGATATTTAGCTATCATAAAAGTGTTTTTGAATGATATTGATGGCGCTGCGGAAGATGTGAATCAGAGACAAAAAGTGTGGGTGGAGCAATTGAGAATGGTGGCTCGAGAGGGACATTCCATTGTTGATGCGTATCCAGATAAGGATGGGCTTTTTTTCTTCCTTAGAAGAATTATATTTGCCAAGAACATCGATCGCTTATTGAAAGAAATTATCAATATctccaaaagaaaagaaatttacGGCATTGCAAATATACATATTCGTGAAAGACAATCGGTACTCGAAGGCGATAATCTCGGTTTGAAGTTAGTTGCACAGCCCGATTCTTGTTCGCATCGGCATATCACGGAGTTCGAAAAAGAGTTCCAATTAATCAAGGGagaaaaacaattaatgaaTGCTCTCTTTGATGATTTACAAGAGATTGGATATGAAAAATTAGACGAAAGATACAAGATTTGGGTGGACCAAATGAAAGAAATTGTCCCGGAACTTGATCTTGTTATTAAAGAATGCGCGTGTGAATTGAAGCATGTGACACTGCTAAACAACATTCTGGGATTCAAGGCACGGATTCATATCATGGACAAGATaaagaagataagaaagaaaatagaagaTGCGGGAAGAGGTAGAAAGGCATGTAGTTTGGTTCAACGTCAATCCCAAGCTGAGTCATTATGCAGGAAGACACAACCACTTCTCATTGCTAAAGAATCCAGAATGGTCGGGTTTGATGAAGACGTGGAGATTTTGATGGCCCAGTTACTGTCGGATGAGAAACACCGTTGCATTTGTTCAATAGTTGGAACTAAAGGCACGGGTAAGACCGAACTGGCCAGCTTCATATATAGAAGCGAAGCTGTTCTATCTCATTTTGATTGTGTCATATGGGTGACTCCAAGTTCGACGGTTGAACCGCTCAAAAACCAAATAGCCAAGAAGGCTGCCGAAATAATTATGGGAGGTGAACATGACATGTGGACAACACAAGTCGTACTTACAACCTTGGCGACTAAAAAGTATCTGATTGTTGTTGATGGCTTCCAAACTGCCCATGCCCTGGACAACTTGAGGGAGGCCATACCTGACAGGTTAACAGCCAGCCGATTTCTTCTTACCACAAACAATGCAATGGAAGCGCTAAGAGCATGTAGTAAGTCGTTCTTTGTACATCCTTTACGTTTATTAGATGATAAAAATAGTTGGATTCTCTTGACGAGAGAATTGAATGTGAAAATGAACTTGGAGCCAAAGCTACACGAGAACGAGATTGAAGAGATTGGGAAAAAAATTATGGCCAAATGCGGGGGACTACCACtcgaaatacaaaaaaagagcAAATTGCTTTTTCATAAAGATGTAACTGCTGAAGAGTGGGCAAAGGTGCTAGAGCAGCCCAATGAAGATCAAAACACATGGTCTGAAACATTTGACACTGTCAACAACTTACCTTCCTATCTAAGgagatgtttattttattttgaactgTTTCCGGCTGATTTTGAGATTCCTGTAAGAAGATTGGTCGCTCTCTGGGTGGCAGAGGGCTTTGTGCCTCTTGGGGAAGACCAAGAATGGCCACCAGAGCTGGTAGCAGAAAGGTACTTGATTGAGTTGATAGATCTCAACATGGTTCAAATTGCCAAGAGAAAGCGCAATGGCAAGGTCAAAACATGTCGTTTCCCTAATGGTTTGCGTCAAATCTTCAAATCCACTGAATCTAGAATTCCTCAAGTCGGCGGCACTAGCACAGATTTGGAGGCAGTTCCAAAAAATTTCAGAATACGTCGGGTGGCAGATCACCTTGAAGTAAAAGATATCTGGCACAAGCATATTCATGGTAAGAGGTTCACCTATGCCAGTGATTGCGATTCCCTGAGAACCTACTACCAGAGCGTTTCCTCCTTCCTGTCCTTTGATACTCGACTTGCAAGTAAGTCTGGTCATGATATACGTAACTTTCTGCAGCACTGTATTTTGAACAATTGTCTTCTACAGCTGCGAGTGCTTGTTTTAGAAGGCGTGTACAAGCCCAACTTGCCCAAAGACATTGCAAAACTTTCTCGATTGAGGTATCTTGGCCTAAGATGGACTTATCTAGAGTTACTTTCACCATATATAAATAGCTTGCTGCAACTCCAGACTCTGGATCTGAAACACACTTACATACAAACTCTACCAAGATCCATCTGGAAAATGAAACTGAGACACCTGTCCTTGAGTGAGAGTAACCGCATCACATTTCCACCCAAACCAATAGGAATAGATATAGGCCGTTCTCTACATGACCTCCAAACATTGTGGGGAGTTTTTGTAGACGAAGAGACTCCTGTCAAGGGTGGTTTGGACAAATTGGTCAATATCACTAAATTGGGAATAACGTGCCATTCACAGGTGAGTGCAGTGGCTGACTGGATTGCGAAACTACAATACCTCCAATCACTGAGGTTAAGATCAAGAGATAAACAAGGTCGACCATCGAAAATACACTTGAAGTTTTTGCAACATCATACTAATCTCACTGACTTGTATTTGTTCGGATGCTTGAACACTCCATTGAATCAGCTCTTCCTTCCCTCAACCCTTGTTGTGCTTACCCTGTCACATTCGAAACTAGAGGATGATCCCATGCAAATTTTGAAAGATGCTCCGAATCTTCGCTCATTGTCTTTATTTGCAGACTCTTACTTGGGACAAAGAATTGTTTGCGAGTCTGACAGCTTTTCTCAGCTTCGTGTCTTGAGAGTTTGGAAGTTGGAGCAATTAGAGGAATGGAAAATAGAGGAGAAAGCACTTCCCTCCCTGAGACAACTGGAGATCCGATTATGTCCACGCATGAAAGTGCTTCCTGATGGATTAAATCATGTTAACAGTCTTCTTGAGTTGAAGTTGACAAACATGCCAATGGAAATTCATGCCGAAAAGTACAACATTCCGCCAAACTGTGAAGTCCACAGAGATGATTCGCCCCTATT TCAGGTGCGGTTTGCGTACACTGCCTTGTCAGAAGAAATGTCAGAAAAATAG